The Candidatus Scalindua japonica genomic interval GATAGCTTTCATGTTCTATAATGATGGTATACATACGGTAATCAGGATGGCAACTATTTATGGAAAGGATGAGCTGGCACTTAATAATCAAACCCTTATGGGTACCCTTTTACTGGTACAGTTTATCGGTATTGGAGGTGCGCTTTTATTCAGCAGAATTTCAAAAACTTTTGGTACCAAAAGAATATTAATTCTCGCCATGTTTCTCTGGCTGGGTATCCTGTGCTACGCATATATTATAACCAGCACACTTGACTTCTGGATATTGGGGATTGCAGTAGGCCTGGTATTGGGAGGCTCTCAAGCCCTGAGCAGGTCTTTTTATGGATCAATGATTCCAGCAAAGGAATCGGCTGAGTTTTTCGGTTTCTACTCTGTTTTTGAAAAATTTTCGGCTATATGGGGACCATTTGTCTTCGGTAGTATTCGCCAAATCACTGGTACATCTAGACTTGCCATACTATCACTGGTGGTTTTCTTTATTATTGGAATCGTACTCTTATACTTTGTGAAAGAGAATAGTAAACCACAGAATCATTGACGAATAATTAACATCACCCAGAGCTCCAGGACTACTGTTTTAAAGTAAAGTGCCCTTACCTTATGGAATTAATTTAACTGCTCTGTAAACTATAATTAATCAGCGACATCGATAATTAGAATTCTTCCTGACTTTCTGATTGATTCCAACCATTAACGCGATTTATAATACATAATCAATCAAACTACTGAATTGTATAAATCTATTTCTTTTCTTTATCACAGGAAAAAAACGTGACTGTAACAATTAAAAATATACCAGGTCAGTTACCAGCATTCTGGGACAGAGATGTTATTTTCTTTGCCAATATGCAATCTATTTTTTACGAAAATCGTGGTGGATTGGAAAGGCTCAATCGGCTGGTAACTGGTGTAGAAACATATGGAGGGCGTCTTATTCCGATTATTAATCTCGTATTTAAAGGAAATAATAACCTGCTTGTGTTGGAAAAACCTCCTGACCAATCCCTGATAAGCTATTTTGAAAAAGATCTTGGTTTACATCTTCCAGATATTACCGTATTATCACATTCTATTTACGACAATCTTCTCAACCAGTGTGATACATTGATCAATGATGAAACCAGCTCAACTCTGACAATGATCCATCAACATAATGCTAACTGGGTTGACGGATTTGTAAGCGATAATATATTAATAAATCTTGCAAAAGCGCTGAAAAAACCGACTATATGCAGTATGGAAGGAAGCAAAAGGGGAAATAATAAATTTCTCTTACATAATATTCTTCTAGAAAAGGGATTTCCTGTGTTTGATACAATCCCTGCATCATCACCCGATGAAATACCAACATGCATTGCCATGCTGCGTAATAGAGGATACAAAAAGGCAGCAGTTAAGGCTCAAATTGGAGCATCCGGCATCGGTATAACCAGCCTGTCAACTATTCCTGGTGAAGAAGTGTCTGTCCCGGAACACTTTTTTTTTGAAGGTCCCTGCATGGTACAGGGATGGATTGATGAAACCGTTAAAAATATACGTAAAATGGGTTCCCCCAGTATACAGATGTTTCTAGATGACAGTTCTCTTTCCCTTTATGATATTACTGAACAGATTCTTAATGCGGATAGTATCCATGAAGGTAATCTCTCACCTCCACCTTATTTCAGCAAAAAGGACCAGGTATACGAAGAACTGTTTCGACAGGCAGCGGCGGCTGGCTCCTGGCTTCATGAACAGGGATACAGGGGTACGGCAAGTGTTGACTTTCTTGTTGTCGAACATCGCGGTAATGTGGAAGTCAGAGTATGTGAAATAAATGCTCGAATCACAGGGGCTACGTATCCATCTGTGATAGCAAGACATTTTCTACCACATGATGCCTGGTTAATGAGAAATATACGTTTTGGCATTCCGTTGAGGGATACAAACTTGTTAAAGATACTGGAACAGGCAGGCTATCTTTTTCATCCTGACATGCATGAAGGTGTTCTACCTATTAACTTTAATCTTAACGAAGACGGTTGTGTTCAAAAAGGACAGTTTCTGTGCCTTGGAAAAAATCTCAATAGTTGTCTTCTCATGATAGAAAAGATAGAATCATTGCTCTCTTTTAGCTGGGATTATGATAGAGATTGAGTAATCCCATATTCTGACAATGTGCCTGATGGTTGAAGTGTTTAATGTGTCTAAAGTTAAATAAACACTTTCGAATGTTCTAAGACATTATAATTTTAATTATTCAGTTCAGGTAAAATATGACAAAATTTTCAACAGATTTAGAAAAAAGGCTTGTCGCTCTTACAAGAGACCTGGTCTTGATACCCAGCGATGAGACGAGACCGGATGATATCGAACGCTGCTTTGAGTTTATAATGAATCATTTAGAATCGCTTGATAATATCACTATTAAAAAGTATCGTCATTGTGATACCACCTCTTTAGTAGTTCTTCCAAAAAATGTGAACAGTCCTAAGGTCCTTCTCTGCACACACCTTGATGTTATAACTCATCCTGACCCTCATAGTTATCGCTCACATATATCTGATGGCAGGATAATCGGACCGGGATCAGGAGATATGAAAGGCCCTCTCGCAATCGTCCTTGAGGTCTTCATGAATTTACATATGAAATACGATCACCTTTCACTAGGCCTGGTAATTACATCTGATGAAGAGCGTGGAGGAGAAGCGGGAATGCGTTTTCTTTTTGATGAATTAGGAATCAGATGTGAAGTTGCTCTGGTGCCGGACGGTGGGTCTCTGAATGAAATAACTGTTGAAGAGAAAGGAATTCTTCATTTAAAAATACAGTGCCATGGACATGCTGCACACGCGGCCCGTCCATGGCTGGGAGACAATCCTCTTGAAAGACTCGTAAACTCTGTTTCACGCCTGAAGAATGAGTTTGACGTATTAAATAAAAATGATGACAACTGGAACCCTACCTGCACACTCACAACAATTAAAACACCAAATCAATCTGTTAACCGCGTACCTTCAGAGGCTGAAGGTACTCTTGATATACGCCTTCCAGCCCCTTATACGGTAAAAGACACCTTAGGCCATATACGAAGCTTATTAGGTGATAAAATTGATATACATACTATTGTAAGCGCTGAACCGACACGGTTCATACCTGATCCTCTCTACATTTCAATTGCTGAGGAGATAACAGGAAAACCTACTAATCAGAAAAGAGAAGATGGAGGAAGTGATGCGCGTTTTATTGGACGTTATAATATTCCGGTTATTATTTCCAGACCGATTGTCGGAGAACTACATTCTCTTGATGAGTGGATAGATATAAGATCAATGCAGACGTTTTATCAAATATATGAACTTTATCTGAAACGTAAACTACTTTCAAAGGACTGAGGGATTTAGTAAAAGAAGTATCGAGTAGTTAGTGAACATTAGAGAGAAAACTATAGAGAGAGTTCATTCAGCAGTAAGAAGACAAAAAAATGTAGTATTTAACTTCTACTGCTGACCGTTTTATCTATATAAATAAATCCCCCAATCACTTAAACATATTTTACGTCAATCCCTTATGAGCAAGCCACCTTTCTGCCTCCAGTGCAGCCATACAACCTGTTCCGGCAGCAGTAATTGCCTGTTTATAATAAGGGTCCATAACATCACCGGCAGCAAACACCCCAACCACACTCGTTGCCGTCCTCCATGACTGGCGAGTACCAATAAACCCCTCCTCATCTAACTCTATACTGCCACCTAGAAATGAAGTATTCGGGGTATGACCAATTGCGATAAACAATCCGCCACACTCCAGATCCGACTCCTCTTTACTGATTGTATCTTGTATTCGTATACCAGTTATAACCTTGTCGCCGAGAACATCTGTAATTACAGTATTCCATTTGAACTCTATCTTTGGTTCGGATTTAGCACGTTCCTGCATTATGGGACTTGCCCTGAGTTCAGCTCGACGATGGACAATGACAACCTTACTGGCAAACTTAGTTAAATATATAGCCTCTTCAACTGCAGAATCTCCCCCACCCACGACTACCAGCACTTTGTCCCTGTATGCGGGAAGCGCACCATCACAGACCGCACACGCACTCACCCCACCACCTGAATGTGCAAGTCGTTGTTCATTCGGCAGATTCAGCCAGTTCGCCATAGCGCCTGTTGCTATAATAACACTTAATGATTCTATCTCATTGCCTTCAGAACTCTTCAACTTAAATGGATGTGAGCTGAAATCAACGGAAGTAATATCTTCTGTAAATATTTGCGTCTCAAACCTCAACGATTGTTGTCGAAAAAGGTCCATCATTTCTGTTCCGCGAACTCCTGAAGGAAATCCCGGATAGTTTTCAACCTCTGTAGTGTACATAAGCTGGCCACCCGGCACCATTATGTTTGAAGGTTCACCCTCATAAACAACCGGTTTCAGGTTGGCTCTTGCCGCGTAGATGGCTGCCGTCCACCCTGCCGGACCTGAACCTATGATTACAATCTTTTCTGCCATATTCTGTCTCCATTCTTAAAAAAAAAGGTATTACCACACACCTGTCCAGACAAATACCAGTTAATCAATCTGTGCTAGACAGCCTGTAAGTAAATAGGAATTTATCAAGGCAACCCACACCATACTGGTGGAAAAGCAATTTAAAACAAAAGATCAAATTCTATCATGCAATCCTTTTAAATGCAAATACAGATAACATAATATTATTGTGAAAAGCAGGATTATTATTATAATTTTATTCATTATGTAACTGATTTATAAGTAGAAACTCCGTATAGGTTTTGCTATATTTAAAGCCGATATTTTTACCTCAAATCTTTTTTCACTTTCTTAATATTATTTGTCATATATTTATATTATTCAAAATATCGCTGTTTGCGCAAAAGCTGATACGTATTTTGTAACTTTCAAGAGTAACTCAGAAAATGTCTGTAAACCATTTGCGTTTAAAAAATAATTCCAGAATTGTCATCATCGGTGGTGGCCCCGCAGGAAGTTTTTTTGCGAAGGACGCAATACAACAGGCAAAAAACCATAATATAAATATTCAAATAACAATCTTCAATAGCAAGAATTTCAGTCAGAGGGGACCCAGTGGATGCAATATGAGTGCCGCAGTTATTGCAGCTTCTTTACATGCAAAACTAACAAGAGACGGTATCGTTTTGCCTGATAGTATTGTTCGACAGAAAATTAGAGGATACTACTTTCATACTGAAGAATATGGTATAGAGTTATACAAACCGGACCAGAAAAATAAAAGCAGTATTATGGCAGTATATCGAGGTAATGGACCTCTTTACAGTAGTCACACTGAAAACCATAGTTTTGATGATTTCCTGCTAAGTCACGTAATTAATCAGGGAGTACGCGTAATCTCAGAACCGGTTCAGGATTTATATCTACCATCAAATCCAGATGCGATACCAACCGTAATCTACGGAAAAGGTGGTCAGCATGAAAAAATGGAAGCAGATCTT includes:
- a CDS encoding M20 family metallopeptidase, whose translation is MTKFSTDLEKRLVALTRDLVLIPSDETRPDDIERCFEFIMNHLESLDNITIKKYRHCDTTSLVVLPKNVNSPKVLLCTHLDVITHPDPHSYRSHISDGRIIGPGSGDMKGPLAIVLEVFMNLHMKYDHLSLGLVITSDEERGGEAGMRFLFDELGIRCEVALVPDGGSLNEITVEEKGILHLKIQCHGHAAHAARPWLGDNPLERLVNSVSRLKNEFDVLNKNDDNWNPTCTLTTIKTPNQSVNRVPSEAEGTLDIRLPAPYTVKDTLGHIRSLLGDKIDIHTIVSAEPTRFIPDPLYISIAEEITGKPTNQKREDGGSDARFIGRYNIPVIISRPIVGELHSLDEWIDIRSMQTFYQIYELYLKRKLLSKD
- the trxB gene encoding thioredoxin-disulfide reductase; translated protein: MAEKIVIIGSGPAGWTAAIYAARANLKPVVYEGEPSNIMVPGGQLMYTTEVENYPGFPSGVRGTEMMDLFRQQSLRFETQIFTEDITSVDFSSHPFKLKSSEGNEIESLSVIIATGAMANWLNLPNEQRLAHSGGGVSACAVCDGALPAYRDKVLVVVGGGDSAVEEAIYLTKFASKVVIVHRRAELRASPIMQERAKSEPKIEFKWNTVITDVLGDKVITGIRIQDTISKEESDLECGGLFIAIGHTPNTSFLGGSIELDEEGFIGTRQSWRTATSVVGVFAAGDVMDPYYKQAITAAGTGCMAALEAERWLAHKGLT